GCGAGCTCATGGAGAACCAGTACCGCGTCGGCCTGCTGCGCATGGAGCGCGCCATCAAGGAGCGCATGTCGTCCGTCGACATCGACACCGTGATGCCGCAGGACCTCATCAACGCGAAGCCGGTGGCGGCCGCGGTGCGCGAGTTCTTCGGCTCCTCGCAGCTGTCGCAGTTCATGGACCAGACCAACCCGCTCTCCGAGATCACGCACAAGCGGCGTCTCTCGGCGCTTGGCCCGGGCGGTCTGACCCGCGAGCGCGCCGGCTTCGAGGTGCGCGACGTGCACCCGACCCACTACGGTCGCATCTGCCCGATCGAGACGCCGGAAGGCCCGAACATCGGCCTCATCAACTCGCTGGCGACCTTCGCCCGCGTGAACAAGTACGGCTTCATCGAGGCGCCCTACCGCCGCGTGGTGGATTCGAAGGTCACCGACGAAGTGGTCTATCTCTCCGCCATGGAGGAGGGGAAGTACTACGTCGCGCAGGCCAACATCCCGCTCGACAAGGATGGCCGCTTCGAGGAAGACCTCATCGTCTGCCGCCATGCGGGCGACGTGCTGCTCGTCAGCCCCGACCGCGTGGACTTCATGGACGTGTCGCCGAAGCAGCTGGTTTCGGTCGCCGCGGCGCTGATCCCGTTCCTTGAGAACGACGACGCCAACCGCGCGCTCATGGGCTCGAACATGCAGCGCCAGGCGGTTCCGCTGGTGCGTTCGCAGGCGCCGCTCGTCGGCACCGGCATGGAGGCCGTGGTCGCCCGTGACTCCGGCGCCGCCATCGCCGCCCGCCGCACCGGCGTGATCGACCAGGTGGACGCCACCCGTATCGTCATCCGCGCCACGGAAGAGTCCGACCCCTCCAAGTCGGGCGTCGACATCTACCGGCTGATGAAGTTCCAGCGGTCCAACCAGTCGACCTGCATCAACCAGCGTCCGCTGGTGCGCGTGGGCGATCAGGTGCGCAAGGGCGACATCATCGCCGACGGCCCGTCCACGGAGCTGGGCGAGCTCGCGCTTGGCCGCAACGTGCTCGTCGCCTTCATGCCGTGGAACGGCTACAACTTCGAAGACTCGATCCTCCTCTCGGAGAACATCGTCAAGGAAGACGTGTTCACCTCGATCCACATCGAGGAATTCGAGTGCATGGCCCGCGACACCAAGCTCGGGCCTGAGGAAATCACCCGCGACATTCCCAACGTCTCGGAAGAGGCGCTGAAGAATCTCGACGAGGCCGGCATCGTTTACATCGGCGCCGAGGTCCGCGCGGGCGACATCCTGGTGGGCAAGATCACGCCGAAGGGCGAGAGCCCGATGACGCCGGAGGAAAAGCTCCTGCGCGCCATCTTCGGCGAGAAGGCCGCCGACGTGCGCGACACCTCGCTCCGCCTGCCGCCGGGCACCACGGGCACCATCGTCGAGGTGCGCGTGTTCAACCGCCATGGCGTCGACAAGGATGAGCGCGCCCTGGCCATCGAGCGCGAGGAGATCGAGCGTCTCGCCAAGGACCGTGACGACGAGCAGGCGATCCTCGATCGCAACGTCTACGGCCGCCTGACCGAGATCCTTGACGGCAAGGTCGCCATTGCGGGGCCGAAGGGCTTCAAGAAGGAAACCGCCGTCACCCGCGAGATCCTCACCGAGTATCCGCGCTCGCAGTGGTGGCTGTTCGCCGTCGCCGACGACGCCATCATGGCCGAGCTGGAGGCGATCCGCGCCCAGTACGACGATTCGAAGAAGCGGCTCGAGCAGCGCTTCCTCGACAAGGTCGAGAAGCTGCAGCGCGGCGACGAACTGCCCCCCGGCGTGATGAAGATGGTCAAGGTCTTCGTCGCGGTGAAGCGCAAGATCCAGCCCGGCGACAAGATGGCCGGCCGGCATGGCAACAAGGGCGTGGTCTCGCGCATCGTGCCGGTGGAGGACATGCCGTTCCTCGAGGACGGCACCAACGTCGACATCGTTCTGAACCCGCTGGGCGTGCCCTCGCGCATGAACGTCGGGCAGATCCTCGAGACGCATCTCGGCTGGGCCTGCGCGGGCCTCGGCCGGCAGGTGGCCGCCGCGGTGGAAGCCTATTACGCCAAGCAGGATCTGAAGCCGCTGCGCGATCGGCTGGAGATCATCTACGGCAAGGATGAGATCGAGCAGCTCAAGGACGACGAACTGCCTGAGCTCGGCGAGAACCTGCGCAAGGGCGTGCCGATGGCCACTCCGGTCTTCGACGGCGCCCACGAGGCGGACATCGAGCACGAGCTGGAACGGGCGGGCCTCGACCGCTCCGGACAGTCCACGCTGTTCGACGGACGCACCGGCGAGCCGTTCGATCGTAAGGTGACGGTCGGCTACATCTACATGCTGAAGCTGCATCACCTGGTCGACGACAAGATCCACGCCCGGTCCATCGGCCCCTACTCGCTCGTCACCCAGCAGCCCCTGGGCGGCAAGGCGCAGTTCGGCGGCCAGCGCTTCGGCGAAATGGAGGTGTGGGCGCTCGAAGCCTACGGCGCCGCCTACACGCTGCAGGAGATGCTCACCGTGAAGTCGGACGACGTGGCCGGCCGCACCAAGGTCTACGAGGCCATCGTGCGCGGCGAGGACACGTTCGAGAGCGGCATTCCCGAGAGCTTCAACGTGCTCGTGAAGGAAATGCGCTCGCTCGGCCTCAACGTCGATCTCGAGAACACCTGACGGGCGCTTCAGCCCGTCGCCCCGCGCAAAGCGGATTGCCCGACCGGCGCTTCTGCCGGCCGGGCCTCAAGTTAAAGGCCCACTTCGTTTGGGAGCCAGCTCATGAATCAGGAAATCCTGAACGTCTTCAATCCGACCGTTCCGGCCCCGAGCTTCAATCAGATCCGCATCACGATCGCGAGCCCGGAGAAGATCAAGTCGTGGTCCTACGGCGAGATCAAGAAGCCGGAAACCATCAACTACCGCACGTTCAAGCCCGAGCGTGACGGCTTGTTCTGCGCGCGCATCTTCGGTCCCATCAAGGACTATGAGTGCTTGTGCGGCAAGTACAAGCGGATGAAGTACAAGGGCATCATCTGCGAGAAGTGCGGCGTCGAGGTCACCCTCTCGCGCGTGCGCCGCGAGCGCATGGGCCACATCGAGCTCGCCGCCCCGGTGGCGCACATCTGGTTCCTGAAGTCGCTGCCGAGCCGCATCGGCCTGCTGCTCGACATGACGCTCAAGGACCTCGAGCGCATCCTGTACTTTGAGTACTTCGTCGTCATCGAGCCGGGCATCACCAAGCTCAAGTACCGTCAGCTCCTCTCCGAGGACGATTACCTGCGCGCCCAGGACGAGTACGGCGAATCGAGCTTCACCGCCATGATCGGCGCCGAGGCCATCCGCGAGCTGCTGCGCTCCATGGACCTTGACAAGATCGCCGCCGATCTGCGCGTGGAGATCTCCGAGGCCACCACCGAGCTGAAGCCCAAGAAGCTCGCCAAGCGCCTGAAGATCGTCGAGGCTTTCCAGCTCTCCGGCAACAAGCCGGAGTGGATGATCCTCACCCACGTCCCGGTCATCCCGCCGGACCTGCGCCCGCTGGTGCCGCTGGACGGCGGCCGGTTCGCGACCTCCGACCTCAACGACCTGTACCGCCGCGTCATCAACCGCAACAACCGCCTCAAGCGGCTGATCGAGCTGCGCGCGCCGGACATCATCATCCGCAACGAGAAGCGCATGCTTCAGGAAGCGGTTGACGCGCTGTTCGACAACGGCCGCCGCGGCCGCGTCATCACCGGCGCCAACAAGCGTCCGCTGAAGTCGCTCGCCGACATGCTGAAGGGCAAGCAGGGCCGGTTCCGCCAGAACCTGCTCGGCAAGCGCGTGGACTATTCCGGCCGCTCGGTCATCGTGGTGGGACCGGAGCTGAAGCTGCACCAGTGCGGCCTGCCCAAGAAGATGGCGCTGGAGCTGTTCAAGCCCTTCATCTATTCGCGCCTCGACGCGAAGGGCCATTCGGCGACCGTCAAGCAGGCGAAGAAGCTGGTGGAGAAGGAGCGTCCCGAGGTTTGGGACATCCTCGACGAGGTGATCCGCGAGCATCCGGTGATGCTGAACCGCGCGCCGACGCTCCACCGCCTCGGCATCCAGGCGTTCGAGCCGGTGCTCATCGAAGGCAAGGCCATCCAGCTGCATCCGCTCGTCTGCTCGGCGTTCAACGCCGACTTCGACGGCGACCAGATGGCCGTCCACGTCCCGCTCTCGCTGGAAGCCCAGCTGGAAGCGCGCGTGCTGATGATGTCCACCAACAACATCCTGCACCCGGCGAACGGCCAGCCGATCATCGTGCCGTCGCAGGACATCGTGCTTGGGCTCTACTACCTCTCCATCATGAAGGAGAAGGAGCCGGGCGAGGGCATGATGTTCGCCAACATGGCGGAGATCGACCACGCGCTGAACGCCAAGGCGATCACCCTCGCCACCAAGATCAAGGGCCGCTACATCGGCATCGGCCCGGACGGCAAGCAGTATTCCAAGATCTATGAGACCACGCCCGGTCGCATGAAGATCGGCGAGCTGCTGCCCAAGGATCCGAAGCTCTCCTACGATGTCGTCAACAAGCTGATGACGAAGAAGGAAATCTCCAACATGATCGATGCCGTGTATCGGCACTGTGGTCAGAAGGAGAGCGTGATCTTCTGCGACCGCATCATGGCGCTCGGCTTCTACAATGCGTTCCGCGCCGGCATTTCGTTCGGCAAGGACGACATGGTGGTGCCGAAGAAGAAGTGGGATCTGGTCGAGGAGACCCGCGCGCTCACCAAGGAATACGAGCAGCAGTACAACGACGGCCTCATCACCCAGGGTGAGAAGTACAACAAGGTCGTCGACGCCTGGGGCAAGTGCTCCGATCGCGTCGCCGAGGAGATGATGAAGGAAATCTCTTCGGTCAAGAAGGACCCCAAGACCGGCCGCGAGAAGCAGATCAACTCGATCTACATGATGAGCCACTCCGGAGCGCGTGGGTCGCCCGCTCAGATGAAGCAGCTCGCCGGCATGCGTGGCCTCATGGCCAAGCCGTCGGGCGAGATCATCGAGAGCCCGATCATCTCGAACTTCAAGGAAGGCCTGACCGTGATGGAGTACTTCAACTCCACCCACGGCGCGCGTAAGGGCCTTGCCGATACCGCTCTGAAGACGGCCAACTCGGGCTATCTCACCCGTCGTCTCGTCGACGTGGCGCAGGATTCCATCATTACCGAGCGCGATTGCGGCTCGGACAAGGGAATCCACATGCGCGCCATCATCGACGCGGGCCAGATCGTGGCGTCGCTCGCCTCACGCGTCCTCGGCCGCACCGCGGCGGAAGACATCGTGGAACCGGCGACCGGCGACATCATCGTGCCCAAGGGCCAGATGATCGAGGAGCCGCACGTCGAGCGGATCAACAAGTCGGGCATCCAGGAAATCAAGATCCGGTCGGTGCTGACCTGCGAGACCCGCAACGGCGTGTGCGGCACCTGCTACGGGCGCGATCTCGCCCGCGGCACGCCGGTCAACATGGGTGAGGCGGTGGGTGTCATCGCCGCCCAGTCGATCGGCGAGCCGGGTACCCAGCTCACCATGCGCACCTTCCACATCGGCGGCGCGGCGACCCTCGCTGACTCGTCCTTCGTGGAATCGAACTTCGAGGGCTCCGTTCGCATCCGCAACCGCAACGTGGCGCGGAACTCGGACGGCGATCTCGTGGTGATGGGCCGCAACCTCGCTGTGGTCATCGTCGATCATGACGGTACCGAGCGCGCGGTGAACCGCGTTCAGTACGGCGCCCGCCTCAAGGTGGACGAGGGCGATACCATCAAGCGCGGCCAGCGCATCGCCGAGTGGGATCCCTACACCCGTCCCATCCTGTCGGAAGTGGACGGCACGGTGGCCTTCGAGGACCTCATGGAGGGCTCCTCGATGAACGAGCAGGTCGACGAGTCGACCGGCATCGCCAAGCGCGTGGTGACGGATTCGCGGTCTGGCCGTGGTCCGGAGCTGCGTCCGGCGATCCTCATCAAGGGCAAGGACGGCAAGATCATCAAGCTGCCCCGTGGCGGCGATGCACGCTATGCCCTGCCTGTCGAGGCGATCATCTCGGTCGATCCGAACCAGACCTTGAAGGCCGGCGACGCGGTGGCCCGCGTGCCCATGGAAAGCGCCAAGACGCGCGATATCACGGGCGGTCTGCCGCGCGTGGCGGAGCTGTTCGAGGCGCGCCGTCCCAAGGATGCGGCCATCATCGCGGAGATCTCCGGGACCATCCGGTTCGGCCGCGACTACAAGAACAAGCGCCGGCTCTCCATTGAGCCGACGGACGGTGGGGATCCGGTCGAGTACCTGATCCCGAAGGGCAAGCACATCCATCTCCAGGACGGCGACGTGGTGGAGAAGGGCGACTTCATCGTCGACGGCAACCCGGCTCCGCACGACATCCTGGCGATCAAGGGCGTGGAAGAGCTTGCCGCGTTCCTCGTGAACGAGATCCAGGAGGTCTACCGGCTCCAGGGCGTGCACATCAACGACAAGCACATCGAGGTGATTGTCCGGAACATGCTCCAGAAGGTGGAGATCGACGACTCGGGCGAGACCGACTTCCTCGACAACGAGCAGGTCGACCGGCTCGAGTTCCTCGAGGCGAACGAGAAGGCCGCCGAGGAGGGCAAGAAGCCCGCCACCGGCCATCCCGTGCTGCTCGGCATCACCAAGGCGTCGCTGCAGACCCGCTCCTTCTTCTCGGCGGCCTCCTTCCAGGAGACCACCCGCGTCCTCACGGAAGCGGCGGTCAACGGCAAGATCGATCCGCTGGAAGGGCTCAAGGAGAACGTCATCGTCGGCCGCCTCATCCCGGCCGGTACCGGCGCCCAGATGTCTCGCCTGCGGACCATCGCGACCAACCGCGACGACCTCATCGTTGCGACCCGCGACGAGCAGGGCGACGGCCAGCCGCTCGTGGAAGGCCCCGCCGACGCGGCGGAGTGATCCGGCGCTCAAGCGCTCGCATCCATCGGAAAGGCCGCCCTTCGAGGCGGCCTTTTCTTTTGCCGGGAGAGGGCGGCCAAAGCGGCCGATCGGGCCGATCTCCGGCATTGCCCAGGCAACGCTAGCAAGCTGACACTGAGCACGATCTCGGGGGATTCGGGGCGCAGATCATGGTCAAACTCAAGCGTAACCTCGGGCCGGTCGAGGCTGTGGGGCTGTCGGTCTCGGTGATGGCGCCCACCATGGCCATGGCGCTCAATGTAACGCTGGCGGTGGGCGCCGCGGGTATCGCCGCGCCGCTCGGTTTCGCGCTCGGCACGCTCATGGTGGCGCTTGTCGGATTCTCCTTCGTCTTCTTCGCACGG
The nucleotide sequence above comes from Xanthobacter flavus. Encoded proteins:
- the rpoB gene encoding DNA-directed RNA polymerase subunit beta, coding for MAQTFTGRKRIRKFFGKIKEVAEMPNLIEVQKASYDQFLQIEEPKGGRDDDGLQAVFKSVFPISDFSGAAMLEFVRYEFEPPKYDVDECRQRGMTFAAPLKVTLRLIVFDVDPDTGAKSVKDIKEQDVYTGDIPLMTMNGTFIVNGTERVIVSQMHRSPGVFFDHDKGKTHSSGKLLFAARIIPYRGSWLDIEFDAKDIVYARIDRRRKIPVTSLLYALGLDNEEILSTFYEKVPYERAKGGWRMPFDPKRMKGYKAVADLIDADTGEVVLEAGKKLTVRAARQLAEKGLKALKISDEEMVGQYIAEDLVDLQSGEIHAEAGDEITEKTLKLLEEAGYNEIPILDIDHVNTGAYIRNTLAADKNVTREDALFDIYRVMRPGEPPTLDSAQAMFHSLFFDPERYDLSAVGRVKMNMRLDLDCPDTVRVLRRDDILSVIKTLVELRDGKGEIDDIDHLGNRRVRSVGELMENQYRVGLLRMERAIKERMSSVDIDTVMPQDLINAKPVAAAVREFFGSSQLSQFMDQTNPLSEITHKRRLSALGPGGLTRERAGFEVRDVHPTHYGRICPIETPEGPNIGLINSLATFARVNKYGFIEAPYRRVVDSKVTDEVVYLSAMEEGKYYVAQANIPLDKDGRFEEDLIVCRHAGDVLLVSPDRVDFMDVSPKQLVSVAAALIPFLENDDANRALMGSNMQRQAVPLVRSQAPLVGTGMEAVVARDSGAAIAARRTGVIDQVDATRIVIRATEESDPSKSGVDIYRLMKFQRSNQSTCINQRPLVRVGDQVRKGDIIADGPSTELGELALGRNVLVAFMPWNGYNFEDSILLSENIVKEDVFTSIHIEEFECMARDTKLGPEEITRDIPNVSEEALKNLDEAGIVYIGAEVRAGDILVGKITPKGESPMTPEEKLLRAIFGEKAADVRDTSLRLPPGTTGTIVEVRVFNRHGVDKDERALAIEREEIERLAKDRDDEQAILDRNVYGRLTEILDGKVAIAGPKGFKKETAVTREILTEYPRSQWWLFAVADDAIMAELEAIRAQYDDSKKRLEQRFLDKVEKLQRGDELPPGVMKMVKVFVAVKRKIQPGDKMAGRHGNKGVVSRIVPVEDMPFLEDGTNVDIVLNPLGVPSRMNVGQILETHLGWACAGLGRQVAAAVEAYYAKQDLKPLRDRLEIIYGKDEIEQLKDDELPELGENLRKGVPMATPVFDGAHEADIEHELERAGLDRSGQSTLFDGRTGEPFDRKVTVGYIYMLKLHHLVDDKIHARSIGPYSLVTQQPLGGKAQFGGQRFGEMEVWALEAYGAAYTLQEMLTVKSDDVAGRTKVYEAIVRGEDTFESGIPESFNVLVKEMRSLGLNVDLENT
- the rpoC gene encoding DNA-directed RNA polymerase subunit beta', whose translation is MNQEILNVFNPTVPAPSFNQIRITIASPEKIKSWSYGEIKKPETINYRTFKPERDGLFCARIFGPIKDYECLCGKYKRMKYKGIICEKCGVEVTLSRVRRERMGHIELAAPVAHIWFLKSLPSRIGLLLDMTLKDLERILYFEYFVVIEPGITKLKYRQLLSEDDYLRAQDEYGESSFTAMIGAEAIRELLRSMDLDKIAADLRVEISEATTELKPKKLAKRLKIVEAFQLSGNKPEWMILTHVPVIPPDLRPLVPLDGGRFATSDLNDLYRRVINRNNRLKRLIELRAPDIIIRNEKRMLQEAVDALFDNGRRGRVITGANKRPLKSLADMLKGKQGRFRQNLLGKRVDYSGRSVIVVGPELKLHQCGLPKKMALELFKPFIYSRLDAKGHSATVKQAKKLVEKERPEVWDILDEVIREHPVMLNRAPTLHRLGIQAFEPVLIEGKAIQLHPLVCSAFNADFDGDQMAVHVPLSLEAQLEARVLMMSTNNILHPANGQPIIVPSQDIVLGLYYLSIMKEKEPGEGMMFANMAEIDHALNAKAITLATKIKGRYIGIGPDGKQYSKIYETTPGRMKIGELLPKDPKLSYDVVNKLMTKKEISNMIDAVYRHCGQKESVIFCDRIMALGFYNAFRAGISFGKDDMVVPKKKWDLVEETRALTKEYEQQYNDGLITQGEKYNKVVDAWGKCSDRVAEEMMKEISSVKKDPKTGREKQINSIYMMSHSGARGSPAQMKQLAGMRGLMAKPSGEIIESPIISNFKEGLTVMEYFNSTHGARKGLADTALKTANSGYLTRRLVDVAQDSIITERDCGSDKGIHMRAIIDAGQIVASLASRVLGRTAAEDIVEPATGDIIVPKGQMIEEPHVERINKSGIQEIKIRSVLTCETRNGVCGTCYGRDLARGTPVNMGEAVGVIAAQSIGEPGTQLTMRTFHIGGAATLADSSFVESNFEGSVRIRNRNVARNSDGDLVVMGRNLAVVIVDHDGTERAVNRVQYGARLKVDEGDTIKRGQRIAEWDPYTRPILSEVDGTVAFEDLMEGSSMNEQVDESTGIAKRVVTDSRSGRGPELRPAILIKGKDGKIIKLPRGGDARYALPVEAIISVDPNQTLKAGDAVARVPMESAKTRDITGGLPRVAELFEARRPKDAAIIAEISGTIRFGRDYKNKRRLSIEPTDGGDPVEYLIPKGKHIHLQDGDVVEKGDFIVDGNPAPHDILAIKGVEELAAFLVNEIQEVYRLQGVHINDKHIEVIVRNMLQKVEIDDSGETDFLDNEQVDRLEFLEANEKAAEEGKKPATGHPVLLGITKASLQTRSFFSAASFQETTRVLTEAAVNGKIDPLEGLKENVIVGRLIPAGTGAQMSRLRTIATNRDDLIVATRDEQGDGQPLVEGPADAAE